One part of the Algibacter sp. L1A34 genome encodes these proteins:
- a CDS encoding SixA phosphatase family protein codes for MKKLILVRHAKSSWKHNVIDHERPLNNRGLEDAHLVSKYFSTFKIMPDLLISSDANRAKTTAEIFISTLNISNKIVQYNHEVYDFSGEMLTRTIKSCSKSIDCLMVFGHNHAVTDFANSYGNKIIDNIPTCGVVVIDFETSDWNDIKPGNTIEIISPKDLK; via the coding sequence ATGAAGAAATTAATTTTAGTCCGTCATGCCAAATCATCTTGGAAACATAATGTAATTGATCATGAACGACCATTAAATAATAGAGGGTTGGAAGACGCTCATCTTGTTTCTAAATACTTTTCTACCTTTAAAATCATGCCAGACTTACTTATTTCAAGTGATGCGAATAGGGCAAAAACAACAGCAGAAATTTTTATTTCTACTTTAAATATTTCTAACAAAATAGTACAGTATAACCACGAAGTTTATGATTTTTCAGGTGAAATGCTCACGCGAACTATAAAGTCTTGCTCAAAATCTATAGATTGCTTAATGGTTTTTGGCCATAACCATGCTGTTACAGATTTTGCAAATAGTTATGGGAATAAAATTATTGACAATATTCCTACTTGTGGTGTTGTTGTTATTGATTTTGAGACCAGCGATTGGAATGATATAAAACCAGGTAATACCATTGAGATAATTTCACCAAAAGACTTGAAATAA
- the ppk1 gene encoding polyphosphate kinase 1: MTKSELVHNNTYINREISWLQFNARVLQEASSANVPLIERLRFLGIFSNNLDEFFKVRYATVKRIVEAGKGGKNELGGIKAKELLEIITQIVIKQQSESLDILSIIKSELIKEDIYIINETQIDASQHEFINNYFIKTVSPALVTIILNDLVVLPNLKDSAAYLAVRMLMGDDKKQFALIEIPKTIDRFVELPKQGNNSYIILIDDLLRYCLRDIFNIFDYKTISAHMIKITRDGELDFDSDLSKSFIDKISDSVKHRQLGEPVRFVYDKTIHKETLEYLMSKMGIDGTDSIIPGGRYHNRRDYMGFPSLGRQDLLYDKIEPLPIKGLSFQESIFKAITKKDYLLHTPYQTFSYVVKFLREAALDPKVKTIKITIYRLAEISHVASSLINAAINGKTVTVSIELRARFDEQANIDYAEQMQSEGINMIFGVAGLKVHSKMCVVEREEGKKLKRYGFISTGNFNESTAKIYTDYTLFTADQLILKDVNKIFSFFQANYKIYSYKHLIVSPHYTQKTIFKLINKEIEHVKNGKKGLIRLKMNSVSSYTMVDKLYEASRAGVKIQMIVRGICCLIPGIKGMSENIEVISVVDKFLEHSRIYMFGNNGDLKLYISSADWMSRNIENRVEVSCPIYDKDVQNEIVDTFNISWNDNVKARILNNSQENQYKVNTKEKVRSQFAVYDYYLKKLEN; the protein is encoded by the coding sequence ATGACAAAATCCGAACTCGTCCATAATAATACTTATATCAATAGAGAAATAAGCTGGTTGCAATTTAATGCAAGAGTATTGCAAGAAGCTTCATCTGCCAATGTACCATTAATAGAACGCCTTCGTTTTTTAGGTATTTTCTCTAATAATTTAGATGAATTTTTTAAAGTGCGTTATGCTACGGTTAAGCGAATTGTAGAAGCCGGAAAAGGTGGGAAAAACGAATTAGGTGGCATAAAAGCTAAAGAGTTACTAGAAATAATTACTCAAATTGTAATTAAACAGCAAAGCGAAAGTTTAGATATTTTGAGTATTATAAAATCTGAATTAATAAAAGAAGATATTTATATTATTAATGAAACTCAAATAGATGCATCGCAGCATGAGTTTATTAATAATTATTTTATTAAAACAGTAAGTCCTGCTTTAGTTACCATTATTCTTAACGATTTGGTTGTACTTCCAAATTTAAAAGATAGTGCGGCCTATTTAGCTGTGCGCATGTTAATGGGTGATGATAAAAAACAATTTGCGCTAATAGAAATACCAAAAACTATAGATCGTTTTGTTGAGTTACCTAAACAAGGCAATAATAGTTACATTATATTAATAGACGATTTATTGCGCTATTGTTTAAGAGATATATTTAATATTTTTGATTATAAAACTATTTCGGCTCATATGATTAAAATTACCAGAGATGGTGAATTAGATTTTGATAGCGATTTAAGTAAAAGTTTTATTGATAAAATATCTGATAGTGTAAAACATAGGCAGCTTGGTGAACCGGTTCGTTTTGTATACGATAAAACAATACATAAGGAAACTTTAGAGTATTTAATGTCTAAAATGGGTATTGATGGTACAGATAGCATTATTCCTGGTGGGCGTTATCATAATCGTCGAGATTACATGGGTTTCCCTAGTTTAGGAAGACAAGATTTACTTTATGATAAAATTGAACCATTACCAATTAAAGGACTTAGTTTTCAGGAAAGTATTTTTAAAGCCATAACTAAAAAAGATTATTTGCTACATACGCCATATCAAACATTTTCGTATGTGGTTAAATTTTTGCGTGAAGCGGCCTTAGACCCAAAAGTTAAAACTATTAAAATAACTATTTATCGTTTAGCTGAAATTTCTCATGTTGCAAGTTCTCTTATAAATGCAGCCATTAACGGAAAAACGGTTACGGTTTCCATTGAGTTGCGTGCCCGATTTGATGAGCAAGCAAACATTGATTATGCCGAGCAAATGCAAAGCGAAGGTATTAATATGATATTTGGGGTTGCTGGTCTAAAAGTGCATAGTAAAATGTGTGTTGTAGAGCGTGAAGAAGGTAAAAAACTAAAACGTTATGGATTTATAAGTACGGGTAATTTTAACGAATCTACAGCAAAGATTTATACAGATTATACGTTGTTCACCGCCGATCAGCTTATACTAAAAGATGTCAATAAAATATTCAGTTTTTTCCAAGCTAATTATAAAATTTACAGCTACAAACATTTAATTGTTTCTCCTCATTATACTCAAAAAACAATTTTCAAATTAATTAATAAGGAAATTGAACATGTTAAAAACGGAAAAAAAGGCTTAATTCGTTTAAAGATGAATAGCGTTTCGAGTTACACTATGGTAGATAAACTATATGAAGCTAGTCGTGCTGGTGTTAAAATACAAATGATTGTTCGTGGTATTTGTTGTTTAATTCCAGGTATTAAAGGGATGAGCGAAAATATTGAAGTAATTAGTGTTGTAGATAAATTTTTAGAACATTCTAGGATTTATATGTTCGGAAATAATGGCGATCTAAAACTATATATTTCATCTGCCGATTGGATGAGCAGAAATATTGAAAATAGAGTAGAAGTTAGCTGCCCTATTTATGATAAAGATGTTCAGAATGAAATAGTAGATACTTTTAATATTAGTTGGAACGATAATGTTAAAGCTAGAATATTAAACAACTCACAAGAAAACCAATATAAAGTTAACACTAAAGAAAAAGTTCGATCTCAATTTGCGGTTTACGATTATTACCTTAAAAAATTAGAAAACTAA
- a CDS encoding Ppx/GppA phosphatase family protein, producing MLSIKKYAAIDIGSNAVRLLISNIIEQKGKPVQFKKNSLVRVPIRLGADVFIKNKISKENTIRILDTMLAFKLLMKSHKVVKYKACATSAMRESANGNKVVEAVLEHAGISIDVIDGEEEAAIIAATDLNKFIDPNKIYLYVDVGGGSTEFTVIDHGKHIISRSFKIGTVRLLNDMVGKETWKELEMWIDINTKHFEKIEVIGSGGNINKIFKISGKAMGKPLTYFYMTSYYNTLQSYSYEERITELDLNQDRADVIIPAMRIYMSAMKWSRAKNIYVPKIGLADGIIKSIYYDTVSSNTQ from the coding sequence ATGCTTTCAATTAAAAAATATGCGGCCATAGATATTGGTTCAAATGCAGTCCGGTTATTAATATCTAATATTATTGAACAAAAGGGTAAGCCTGTTCAGTTTAAAAAAAACTCATTAGTTCGTGTACCTATTCGTTTGGGAGCCGATGTTTTTATTAAAAATAAAATTTCTAAAGAGAATACTATTCGCATTTTAGACACTATGTTAGCTTTTAAATTACTTATGAAATCTCATAAGGTGGTTAAATATAAAGCTTGTGCAACTTCCGCAATGCGAGAATCTGCTAACGGAAATAAAGTAGTAGAAGCTGTGTTAGAACACGCTGGCATAAGCATAGATGTTATAGATGGAGAAGAGGAAGCTGCAATAATTGCGGCTACAGATTTAAATAAATTTATAGATCCAAATAAAATATATTTATATGTTGATGTTGGTGGCGGAAGTACGGAGTTTACAGTTATTGACCACGGAAAGCACATCATTTCTCGTTCGTTTAAAATAGGTACGGTTAGGCTTTTAAATGATATGGTTGGTAAGGAAACATGGAAAGAGCTGGAGATGTGGATTGATATTAACACCAAACACTTTGAAAAAATTGAAGTTATTGGTTCTGGTGGAAATATTAATAAAATTTTTAAAATATCTGGTAAAGCGATGGGGAAACCTCTAACTTACTTCTATATGACATCTTATTACAACACGCTTCAAAGTTATTCTTACGAAGAACGTATTACCGAATTAGATTTAAATCAAGATAGAGCAGATGTAATAATACCAGCCATGAGAATATACATGTCTGCAATGAAGTGGAGTAGAGCAAAAAATATTTACGTTCCTAAAATAGGATTAGCCGATGGTATCATAAAAAGTATATACTACGATACGGTTTCGAGCAATACACAGTAA
- a CDS encoding porin family protein — translation MKKIVLFTVFISLSFYGFSQDVKYGVRGGYNISNLDFDNPYAIENKHRNSLYFGAFATIGLNKTISLMPEFQFSAEGANEEKINLDYLQVPILVRFRISEKFHAGIGPQVGLKINKFEDGIRNFAYSGVAAVEYKINLMLFADVRYTYGFSNVFDEPLGITARNRNIQLGVGYKF, via the coding sequence ATGAAAAAAATAGTCCTATTTACAGTTTTTATAAGCCTATCATTTTATGGTTTTTCGCAAGATGTAAAATATGGAGTGCGTGGTGGTTACAATATTTCGAACTTAGATTTCGATAATCCATACGCTATAGAAAACAAACATAGAAACAGTCTGTATTTCGGTGCATTTGCAACTATTGGTTTGAATAAAACAATATCATTAATGCCAGAATTTCAGTTTTCTGCAGAAGGTGCTAATGAAGAAAAAATTAATTTAGATTATCTACAAGTACCAATTTTAGTTAGATTTCGAATAAGCGAAAAATTTCATGCAGGTATTGGTCCACAAGTGGGATTAAAGATTAATAAATTTGAAGATGGTATTCGAAATTTCGCCTATTCAGGAGTTGCTGCTGTTGAGTATAAAATAAATTTAATGCTCTTTGCAGATGTTAGATATACTTATGGTTTTTCTAATGTATTCGATGAGCCTTTAGGTATAACTGCAAGAAACAGAAACATTCAACTTGGAGTTGGTTACAAGTTTTAA
- a CDS encoding tRNA-(ms[2]io[6]A)-hydroxylase, with product MLGLKLPTDPRWVNIVEKNIKEILTDHAFCEQKATSTAISLIVSFPEYTELVQEMVALVKEEISHFKMVHDKIIEHGWVLGRDRRDDYVIELLKFFPKGGSRTTQLVHRLLYAALIEARSCERFRLLSEELEDKELAEFYRNLMVSEANHYTMFLGFARQYGEKKEVDAKWQELLEYEAKIMLNLSKSETIHG from the coding sequence ATGTTAGGCTTAAAATTACCAACCGACCCTCGCTGGGTAAATATTGTAGAAAAAAACATTAAAGAAATATTAACCGACCATGCCTTTTGCGAGCAAAAAGCAACGAGTACGGCAATTTCACTAATTGTTAGTTTTCCTGAATATACCGAGTTAGTGCAAGAAATGGTTGCTTTAGTTAAAGAAGAAATTAGCCATTTTAAAATGGTACACGATAAAATTATTGAACATGGCTGGGTTTTAGGTAGAGATCGTCGTGACGACTATGTTATCGAGCTTTTAAAGTTTTTCCCTAAAGGAGGAAGCAGAACAACACAATTAGTGCATAGATTACTTTATGCGGCTTTAATTGAAGCTAGAAGTTGTGAACGTTTCAGATTGCTTTCGGAAGAATTAGAAGATAAAGAACTTGCCGAGTTTTATAGAAATTTAATGGTAAGTGAAGCTAATCACTACACCATGTTTTTAGGCTTTGCGAGACAATACGGCGAAAAAAAAGAAGTTGATGCCAAATGGCAAGAACTTCTTGAATATGAGGCTAAAATTATGCTAAACTTAAGCAAGTCGGAAACTATACATGGTTAA
- a CDS encoding DUF3095 domain-containing protein produces the protein MAELLKDESLFFNVPKNWSIVVTDIENSTGAVARGFHNDVNLSATGSIITVLNTLKSVNSKIKIPYFFGGDGSTFIVPNKVLKPILLALNNYSQHIKKSTELNLRVGYLEVEKVYANNVTLRITKLRHNKYLTTPVVLGNGLKYAEQIIKESFKTSDIYSEKVTKLNLKGMECRWDEIYPNKTDKKVICLLVDCDDENIQAEVYSEIMTEIDLVFGTLINRNPISSDKLKLDPSLEKIRKEMYARIGKYRLSYLISNWFITLIGVVYFKFFKAGKLQKKRIAQLTDTIMLDGFLNTVISGTEAQVENLKNFLNRLEAEHKIIYGIHITHASIMSCYIEDREEKHIHFVDGTEGGYTSAAVMFKEKLKKLELRR, from the coding sequence TTGGCTGAGCTTTTAAAAGATGAAAGTTTGTTTTTTAATGTTCCAAAGAATTGGTCTATCGTGGTGACAGATATTGAAAACTCTACAGGTGCTGTAGCTAGAGGATTTCACAACGATGTAAATTTAAGTGCAACAGGAAGTATTATTACCGTTTTAAATACTTTAAAATCTGTGAATAGTAAAATAAAAATCCCTTATTTTTTTGGTGGCGATGGATCTACGTTTATTGTTCCCAATAAAGTTTTAAAACCCATTCTGTTGGCTTTAAATAATTACAGCCAGCATATTAAAAAATCTACAGAGCTAAATTTAAGAGTTGGTTATTTAGAAGTAGAAAAAGTGTATGCAAATAACGTGACTTTAAGAATCACAAAACTTAGGCATAATAAATATTTAACCACACCGGTGGTTTTAGGAAATGGTCTTAAATATGCCGAGCAAATTATTAAAGAAAGTTTTAAAACATCAGATATTTATAGCGAAAAAGTAACCAAGCTTAATTTAAAAGGGATGGAATGTCGTTGGGACGAAATATACCCTAATAAAACTGATAAAAAAGTAATTTGTCTACTTGTGGATTGTGATGACGAAAACATACAAGCAGAAGTATACAGTGAGATTATGACCGAAATTGATTTAGTTTTTGGAACTTTAATTAACCGAAACCCCATTTCTAGCGATAAGTTAAAACTAGATCCATCTTTAGAAAAAATCAGAAAAGAGATGTATGCTAGAATCGGCAAATACCGCCTCAGTTATTTAATAAGCAATTGGTTTATTACTTTAATTGGTGTGGTTTATTTTAAATTTTTTAAAGCAGGAAAACTTCAGAAAAAGCGTATCGCTCAATTAACCGATACCATTATGCTAGATGGTTTCCTAAACACTGTAATTTCAGGAACCGAAGCGCAGGTTGAAAACTTAAAAAACTTCTTAAATAGACTAGAAGCCGAACATAAAATAATTTACGGTATACACATTACTCATGCCTCTATAATGTCTTGTTATATAGAAGATCGTGAGGAAAAACACATTCATTTTGTAGATGGTACAGAAGGTGGTTACACCAGTGCAGCTGTTATGTTTAAAGAAAAGCTTAAAAAGCTAGAGTTAAGACGATAA
- a CDS encoding Hsp20/alpha crystallin family protein: MSNLVNVPKGGSLAKTNSNISFPSTSNWLDDIFNRDFPSVFTSNFNTDVSLPKVNIKETADAYEVEMAAPGLKKSDFKLDLNNQVLSISTEKKEEHEEKEENYTRKEFGYTSFKRTFTLPDTVNDEKITANYQDGVLNILLPKKEEAKQKPARSIEIS, from the coding sequence ATGAGCAATTTAGTAAATGTTCCTAAAGGCGGAAGTTTAGCAAAAACAAATTCAAATATAAGCTTCCCAAGTACCTCTAATTGGTTGGATGATATTTTTAACAGAGATTTCCCTTCCGTTTTTACTTCTAATTTTAATACAGATGTCTCGTTGCCAAAAGTAAATATTAAGGAAACTGCCGATGCCTATGAAGTCGAAATGGCTGCACCAGGTTTAAAAAAATCAGACTTCAAATTAGATCTAAACAATCAAGTGCTATCTATTTCTACAGAAAAAAAAGAAGAGCATGAAGAAAAAGAAGAAAACTACACCCGTAAAGAGTTTGGTTATACTTCTTTTAAAAGAACCTTTACCTTACCTGATACGGTAAATGATGAAAAGATTACAGCCAATTATCAAGATGGTGTGTTAAATATTCTTTTACCTAAAAAGGAAGAAGCAAAACAAAAACCAGCTAGAAGTATCGAGATTTCTTAG
- the dnaX gene encoding DNA polymerase III subunit gamma/tau — MEHFIVSARKYRPQTFKDVVGQQAITNTLLNAIENNHLAQALLFTGPRGVGKTTCARILAKMINSDGKETGDEDFAFNIFELDAASNNSVDDIRSLTDQVRIPPQVGKYKVYIIDEVHMLSQAAFNAFLKTLEEPPKHCIFILATTEKHKIIPTILSRCQIFDFKRITVKDAKNYLKYIADEQGITADDDALHIIAQKADGAMRDALSIFDRVVSFSGKDLTRQAVTENLNVLDYETYFESTDLILENKIPDLLIQFNHTLSKGFDGHHYIAGLASHFRDLLVSKTPATIELLEVGEQTQIKYLEQSKKASQEFLMQGINLANDCDLKYKTSKNQRLLVELCLMQLASITFDGEKKNSKHYIIPASYFKKKGITPIPVKVPTTKPSIEPSAKANTVNATVASQKVVATPKPPEKPHIKLDLSQGSRRRSGLSLSSIRAKKEHQIKQLEVVVDEENLPTEPFTDEAFMKEWTFFLNKLEKDGKHNLASILNMDTPKIKGTDIHLQFPTETNKREVMQGQYDLMTYIRTTLKNFDISLVISVNEVMNKKYVFTPQDKYEKLIEANPNIEILRRVFDLDV; from the coding sequence TTGGAACATTTTATAGTATCGGCTCGAAAATACAGACCCCAAACATTTAAAGATGTAGTTGGGCAGCAAGCCATTACCAATACTTTGTTAAACGCTATAGAAAACAACCATTTAGCACAAGCCCTTCTATTTACAGGTCCGCGTGGTGTTGGTAAAACCACTTGCGCGCGTATTTTGGCTAAAATGATTAACAGTGATGGTAAAGAAACGGGCGATGAAGATTTCGCTTTCAATATCTTTGAACTCGATGCCGCCTCGAACAACTCGGTAGACGATATTAGAAGTCTAACCGATCAAGTTCGCATCCCACCACAAGTTGGTAAATACAAGGTTTATATTATTGATGAAGTCCATATGTTATCTCAGGCAGCCTTTAATGCCTTTTTAAAAACATTAGAAGAGCCACCAAAACACTGTATTTTTATTCTTGCAACCACCGAAAAGCATAAAATAATTCCAACAATTTTATCACGTTGTCAAATATTCGATTTTAAACGTATTACGGTAAAAGACGCTAAAAATTATTTAAAATATATTGCTGATGAACAAGGTATAACTGCCGATGACGATGCATTGCACATTATTGCTCAAAAAGCAGATGGCGCTATGCGTGATGCACTTTCCATTTTTGATCGTGTAGTAAGTTTCTCGGGAAAAGATTTAACCAGGCAAGCCGTAACCGAAAACTTAAACGTTCTTGATTACGAAACTTATTTTGAAAGTACAGATTTAATTCTCGAAAATAAAATACCAGATTTACTCATTCAGTTTAACCATACCTTATCAAAAGGATTCGATGGTCATCATTATATTGCTGGTTTAGCCTCGCATTTTAGAGATCTACTAGTAAGTAAAACACCAGCAACAATAGAATTGCTAGAAGTAGGAGAACAAACGCAGATAAAATATTTAGAACAATCTAAAAAGGCCTCGCAAGAGTTTTTAATGCAAGGTATAAATCTCGCAAACGACTGCGATCTCAAGTATAAAACCAGTAAAAATCAACGGCTTCTCGTTGAATTATGTCTCATGCAACTTGCCTCTATCACTTTCGATGGAGAAAAAAAAAATAGCAAACATTACATAATTCCAGCATCTTACTTTAAAAAGAAAGGTATTACGCCTATTCCGGTAAAAGTTCCAACGACTAAACCGAGCATAGAACCTTCCGCGAAAGCGAATACCGTAAATGCTACTGTTGCTTCCCAAAAAGTAGTAGCAACTCCTAAACCTCCAGAAAAGCCACATATAAAGTTAGATTTATCTCAAGGCAGCAGGCGTAGATCTGGACTTTCTCTAAGTAGTATTCGAGCAAAAAAAGAACATCAAATAAAACAACTGGAAGTAGTTGTCGATGAAGAGAACTTACCGACCGAGCCTTTTACAGATGAAGCTTTTATGAAGGAATGGACCTTCTTTTTAAACAAATTAGAAAAAGACGGTAAACATAATTTGGCTTCTATTTTAAATATGGATACGCCTAAAATTAAAGGTACAGATATTCATTTACAGTTTCCAACCGAAACTAATAAACGTGAAGTGATGCAAGGCCAGTACGACCTAATGACTTACATTAGAACAACCTTGAAAAATTTCGATATTAGTTTGGTGATTTCGGTTAACGAAGTCATGAATAAAAAATACGTTTTTACTCCTCAAGATAAATATGAAAAATTGATAGAGGCCAATCCAAACATTGAGATTTTACGCCGTGTTTTCGATTTAGATGTTTAA
- the rsmD gene encoding 16S rRNA (guanine(966)-N(2))-methyltransferase RsmD, giving the protein MRIISGQYKSRRISAPKNLPVRPTTDMAKESLFNILNNTFYFEDVSVLDLFAGTGNISYEFASRGTEQITCVDQDFGCVKFINKTAEQFDMPINTIKSDVFKFLEKSTLQANIIFADPPYNFDEDKFGKIPELIFKNNMLLPEGVLIVEHSKHTDLSKLSNYSYSKSYGGNMFSFFENA; this is encoded by the coding sequence ATGCGCATAATATCAGGACAATACAAAAGTAGAAGAATATCAGCACCTAAAAACCTACCCGTTCGTCCAACGACAGATATGGCAAAGGAATCGCTATTCAATATTTTAAACAATACGTTTTATTTTGAAGATGTTTCTGTACTAGATTTATTTGCAGGCACCGGGAATATAAGCTACGAATTTGCCTCACGCGGTACCGAACAAATTACCTGTGTAGACCAAGATTTTGGATGTGTAAAATTTATAAACAAAACGGCAGAGCAATTCGATATGCCAATAAACACCATTAAAAGTGATGTGTTTAAGTTTTTAGAAAAATCGACTTTACAAGCCAATATTATATTTGCCGATCCACCATACAATTTCGACGAAGATAAATTTGGAAAAATACCCGAACTAATATTTAAAAACAATATGTTATTGCCAGAAGGTGTATTAATTGTAGAACACTCAAAACATACAGATTTATCTAAACTAAGCAACTACAGCTACTCCAAAAGTTACGGAGGTAATATGTTTAGCTTTTTCGAAAATGCATAA
- a CDS encoding DUF3822 family protein: MAIANNKNNTASISKLINIELSIQISLSGLSFCTLNRDNNSISNLKEIKFKKQLNPLEVLEKLKHCFDTEAILQNKFEAINIIHDNELSTLVPKSIFNEGAIADYLKFNSKILKSDFITFDTIDSNQSVNVYIPYVNVNNYIYDLFGDFTYKHASTVLIETILESEKESGNSQFYAHINHNRFEIVITNKGELQFYNSFEYTTKEDFIYYILFTAEQLKLDPETLNLILIGDINKDDALYNIAYKYIRNVSLGNQKNNYVFNEEPETQYSNFTLINSF; encoded by the coding sequence ATGGCGATAGCGAATAATAAAAATAATACTGCTAGTATTAGCAAATTAATAAATATAGAACTGTCCATTCAAATAAGCTTGAGTGGACTTTCTTTTTGTACTCTAAATCGGGATAATAATTCCATTTCTAATTTAAAAGAAATAAAGTTTAAAAAGCAATTAAACCCATTAGAAGTATTAGAAAAGCTAAAACATTGCTTTGATACAGAAGCCATATTACAAAACAAATTTGAAGCTATAAACATCATTCATGATAATGAGCTATCAACCTTAGTTCCAAAATCTATTTTTAATGAAGGAGCTATAGCCGACTATTTAAAATTCAATTCTAAAATTTTAAAGTCCGATTTTATAACCTTCGATACCATAGACAGTAACCAAAGCGTAAACGTATATATCCCGTATGTAAACGTGAATAATTACATTTACGATTTATTCGGAGATTTCACATACAAGCACGCCTCTACTGTTTTAATTGAAACTATTTTGGAATCTGAAAAAGAATCCGGAAACTCTCAATTTTACGCACACATTAATCATAATCGTTTCGAAATTGTAATTACAAACAAAGGTGAGCTTCAATTTTACAACAGTTTTGAGTACACCACAAAAGAAGATTTTATATATTACATCCTCTTTACTGCCGAACAATTAAAACTAGATCCAGAAACATTAAATCTTATTTTAATTGGTGATATAAATAAAGACGATGCGCTATACAACATAGCATATAAATACATACGTAATGTAAGTTTAGGTAATCAAAAAAACAACTATGTATTTAATGAAGAACCAGAAACACAATATTCTAATTTCACTTTAATAAATAGCTTTTAA
- a CDS encoding ATP-dependent RecD-like DNA helicase, with the protein MTASEFYSLIKQQFPFNPTVKQNIVLQQLSEFIFKSEKNALYLLKGYAGTGKTTIVGAIVNNLWKAKKSAVLMAPTGRAAKVIANYSGKEAFTIHKKIYFPKKDSGGGVKFVLQPNKHKNTIFIVDEASMIPDTPSDSKLIENGSLLDDLMQYVYSGLNCKLLLIGDTAQLPPVKLDISPALDENTLALNYNKEVTRMELDEVVRQGQDSGILVNATILRDVLAREVYDYFKFDLNGFKDIIRLVDGYEIMDAINDAYSDLGNEETAIIVRSNKRANAYNQQIRSRILYNENELSAGDYLMVVKNNYFWLKPTTEAGFIANGDIIEVLEIFSIQELYGFRFAEVKVRMVDYPKMIPFETVLLLDTIEAETPSLPYEESNRLYQEVMKDFENETSKYKKFLKVKGNKHFNALQVKFSYAITCHKSQGGQWNTVFVEQPYLPNGIDKDYLRWLYTAATRAKEKLYLIGFKDEFFEEDINS; encoded by the coding sequence ATGACCGCATCCGAATTCTATTCCCTTATAAAACAGCAGTTTCCGTTTAATCCAACAGTTAAACAAAATATTGTACTTCAGCAACTTTCTGAATTTATTTTTAAAAGTGAGAAAAACGCTCTTTATTTACTTAAAGGCTACGCTGGTACTGGGAAAACTACCATTGTAGGGGCTATTGTAAACAATTTATGGAAGGCAAAAAAGAGTGCTGTTCTTATGGCTCCAACTGGCAGAGCGGCTAAAGTAATCGCTAATTATTCCGGAAAAGAGGCTTTTACTATTCATAAAAAAATATATTTTCCGAAAAAAGATTCTGGTGGTGGTGTTAAATTTGTTTTACAGCCAAATAAGCATAAAAACACTATTTTTATTGTAGATGAAGCTTCTATGATACCAGATACACCTAGCGACTCTAAATTGATAGAAAACGGTTCCCTTCTCGACGATTTAATGCAATATGTATATTCTGGACTTAATTGTAAATTATTACTAATTGGTGATACGGCCCAACTGCCACCTGTGAAATTAGATATTAGCCCAGCTTTAGATGAAAATACTTTAGCATTAAATTATAATAAAGAAGTTACCAGAATGGAACTCGACGAGGTTGTTAGGCAAGGTCAAGATTCTGGTATTTTGGTTAATGCAACTATTCTGCGTGATGTATTGGCACGTGAGGTTTACGATTATTTTAAGTTCGATTTAAATGGGTTTAAAGATATTATTAGGCTTGTTGATGGTTATGAAATTATGGACGCTATAAACGATGCGTACAGCGATTTAGGGAATGAAGAAACTGCTATTATAGTAAGAAGTAATAAACGTGCCAATGCTTATAATCAACAGATTAGAAGTCGTATTTTATATAATGAAAACGAATTATCTGCCGGAGATTATTTAATGGTGGTTAAGAATAATTATTTTTGGCTGAAACCGACCACAGAAGCTGGTTTTATTGCTAATGGTGATATTATAGAAGTTTTAGAAATTTTTAGTATTCAGGAATTATATGGTTTTCGCTTCGCGGAAGTAAAGGTTAGAATGGTAGATTATCCCAAAATGATACCTTTTGAAACCGTGTTGCTTTTAGATACTATTGAAGCAGAAACACCATCGCTACCTTATGAAGAATCTAACAGGCTCTACCAGGAAGTGATGAAGGATTTTGAAAACGAAACATCAAAGTATAAAAAGTTTTTAAAGGTAAAAGGAAATAAACATTTTAATGCGTTACAGGTTAAGTTCTCTTATGCTATTACTTGTCATAAATCTCAAGGTGGGCAGTGGAACACCGTTTTTGTGGAGCAACCTTATTTGCCAAACGGGATTGATAAAGATTATCTACGTTGGCTATATACTGCTGCAACTAGAGCAAAAGAAAAATTATATCTAATAGGTTTTAAAGATGAATTTTTCGAGGAAGACATCAATTCTTAA